A DNA window from Phaeobacter sp. A36a-5a contains the following coding sequences:
- a CDS encoding YciI family protein: protein MASNGMTHWTVTFQDAPEMARIRADRPRRDAHIAYVRAHPELQIGGALAMRPEQDFPGAIWNVEAASRDEVERLILRDPYYVASLRRYQITRWGRLPARDVPVA from the coding sequence ATGGCAAGCAATGGCATGACGCATTGGACCGTGACCTTTCAGGATGCGCCAGAGATGGCGCGGATCCGCGCGGATCGCCCGCGCCGGGATGCGCATATCGCATATGTACGCGCCCATCCCGAATTGCAGATCGGCGGCGCATTGGCGATGCGGCCCGAGCAGGATTTTCCGGGGGCGATCTGGAATGTCGAGGCGGCCAGCCGCGATGAGGTTGAGCGTCTGATTCTGCGCGACCCCTATTATGTCGCCTCGCTGCGCCGGTATCAGATCACCAGATGGGGCCGTCTGCCGGCCCGTGATGTACCGGTTGCCTGA
- a CDS encoding HesB/IscA family protein: MQLPPKVTERAFARLAEIGAADQGQALRVAVEGGGCSGFQYEIALDAPQADDLILEGQGQKVVVDEVSLPFLENAVIDFTEELIGARFVINNPNATSSCGCGTSFSM; this comes from the coding sequence ATGCAATTGCCTCCAAAAGTGACCGAGCGCGCCTTTGCCCGGCTGGCCGAAATCGGCGCGGCCGATCAGGGTCAGGCGCTGCGCGTGGCTGTCGAAGGCGGCGGCTGTTCCGGGTTTCAGTACGAAATTGCACTGGATGCCCCGCAGGCCGATGACCTGATCCTTGAGGGTCAGGGGCAGAAGGTGGTGGTGGATGAGGTCTCGCTGCCCTTTCTGGAAAACGCGGTGATCGACTTTACCGAAGAGCTGATTGGCGCGCGGTTTGTGATCAACAACCCCAATGCCACCTCAAGCTGCGGCTGCGGCACCTCGTTTTCGATGTAA
- the argS gene encoding arginine--tRNA ligase translates to MNLFTDIRSLVIDSLTAMTGEGALPEGLDFANVAVEPPRDAAHGDMATNAAMVLAKPARMKPRDIAEALAAKLAADDRIASAEVAGPGFLNLRLAPGIWQGVLKSVLDAGTDFGRSDVGAGKRVNVEYVSANPTGPLHVGHTRGAVFGDALAALLAYAGYDVTREYYINDGGGQVDVLARSVYLRYLEAHGQDVAFADGTYPGDYLVPVGQALKDKVGDAYVDQGEDVWLAEVREFATDAMMQLIREDLAQLGIEMDVFYSEKSLYGTGKIEAALKELDAKGLIYQGVLEPPKGKKPDDWEPREQTLFKSTDHGDDVDRAVKKSDGSWTYFAPDIAYHYDKVERGFDELIDIFGADHGGYVKRMKAAVSALSDGRVPLDIKLCQLVKLFKDGQEFKMSKRAGTFVTLRDVVDAVGADVTRFMLLTRKNDQGFDFDLDKALEQSKDNPVFYVQYANARICSTLRKAAEAGIATDEATLAAADLSLLDDSAQLAVAKKLAEWPRQVEIAARTHEPHRVAFYLYDLASELHGLYHLGKTNEGLRFVNESNPSATHAKMALAKSVSIVISAGLGILGVTPAQEMR, encoded by the coding sequence ATGAACCTCTTTACCGATATCCGCTCGCTCGTGATCGACAGCCTGACCGCCATGACCGGCGAGGGCGCGCTGCCCGAAGGGCTCGATTTTGCCAATGTGGCGGTGGAGCCGCCGCGCGATGCCGCCCATGGCGACATGGCGACCAATGCGGCGATGGTGCTGGCCAAGCCCGCCAGGATGAAGCCGCGCGACATCGCCGAGGCGCTGGCGGCGAAGCTGGCCGCGGACGATCGGATCGCCAGTGCTGAGGTCGCAGGCCCAGGCTTCCTGAACCTGCGGCTGGCTCCGGGCATCTGGCAGGGCGTGCTGAAATCGGTCCTGGACGCAGGCACGGATTTCGGCCGCTCGGACGTCGGCGCGGGCAAGCGGGTGAACGTGGAATATGTCTCCGCCAACCCGACCGGCCCGCTGCATGTGGGTCACACCCGCGGCGCGGTCTTCGGCGATGCGCTGGCGGCGCTCCTGGCCTATGCCGGCTATGACGTCACCCGCGAATATTACATCAATGACGGCGGCGGTCAGGTCGATGTGCTGGCGCGCTCTGTCTACCTGCGCTACCTCGAGGCACACGGGCAGGACGTGGCCTTTGCCGATGGCACCTATCCGGGCGACTATCTGGTTCCCGTCGGGCAGGCGCTGAAGGACAAGGTGGGCGATGCCTATGTCGACCAGGGCGAAGATGTCTGGCTGGCCGAGGTGCGCGAATTCGCAACCGATGCGATGATGCAGCTGATCCGCGAGGATCTGGCCCAGCTTGGCATCGAGATGGATGTGTTCTACTCGGAAAAATCCCTCTACGGCACCGGCAAGATCGAGGCCGCTCTGAAAGAGCTGGACGCCAAGGGGCTGATCTATCAAGGCGTGCTGGAACCGCCGAAGGGCAAGAAACCCGACGATTGGGAGCCGCGCGAACAGACCTTGTTCAAATCCACTGATCACGGCGACGACGTTGACCGGGCAGTGAAGAAATCCGATGGTTCCTGGACCTATTTCGCGCCCGACATCGCCTATCACTACGATAAGGTTGAGCGCGGCTTTGACGAGCTGATCGACATTTTCGGCGCCGACCACGGCGGCTATGTCAAACGGATGAAGGCGGCGGTTTCGGCGCTGTCCGATGGCCGGGTGCCGCTGGATATCAAGCTGTGCCAGCTGGTGAAGCTGTTCAAGGACGGTCAGGAATTCAAGATGTCCAAACGGGCAGGGACCTTTGTTACCCTGCGCGATGTGGTCGATGCCGTCGGCGCCGATGTCACCCGTTTCATGCTGCTGACGCGCAAGAACGATCAGGGTTTCGATTTCGACCTCGACAAGGCGCTGGAGCAGTCCAAGGACAACCCGGTGTTCTATGTGCAATACGCCAATGCGCGGATCTGCTCGACCCTGCGCAAGGCGGCAGAGGCCGGGATTGCGACCGACGAGGCCACGCTGGCCGCGGCCGACCTGTCGCTTCTGGACGATTCCGCCCAGCTGGCGGTGGCCAAGAAGCTGGCCGAATGGCCACGTCAGGTGGAAATCGCCGCCCGCACCCACGAGCCGCACCGGGTTGCCTTCTATCTCTATGATCTCGCCTCGGAACTGCACGGGCTGTATCACCTTGGCAAAACCAACGAAGGTTTACGTTTTGTTAACGAGAGCAACCCATCTGCAACACATG
- a CDS encoding deoxyguanosinetriphosphate triphosphohydrolase: protein MTYAPYATMPDRSRGRQVPEEESSFRSPYQRDRDRIIHASAFRRLKHKTQVFVEHEGDNYRTRLTHSIEVGQVARTIAGALRLNQELTEAVALAHDLGHTPFGHTGEDALHALMAPYGGFDHNAQAIRIVTSLERHYAEFDGLNLTWETLEAIAKHNGPVVGDLPWALAECNAALDLELHTHASAEAQVAALADDIAYNNHDLHDGLRAGLFTDADIAELPVIGPAYQAVDRRYPGLDARRRRHEALRRVFGVMVSDVIDGARARLAASGAQSVEDVRALGAPVVVFSDALWADLKEIRAFLFTRMYRAPSVMRKRAEVSKVVEALFPHFLNHPAEMPARWQGDIAAAADETALARIVSDYIAGMTDRFALQEHRRLFPAEAAAAAADLQAGQ, encoded by the coding sequence GTGACCTACGCGCCTTATGCGACCATGCCCGACCGTAGCCGTGGCCGCCAAGTCCCCGAAGAAGAAAGCAGTTTCCGCTCCCCCTATCAGCGCGACCGTGACCGGATCATCCACGCCAGCGCCTTTCGCAGGCTGAAACACAAAACCCAGGTCTTTGTCGAACATGAAGGCGACAATTATCGCACCCGGCTCACCCATTCGATCGAGGTGGGGCAGGTGGCGCGGACCATAGCGGGCGCACTTCGGCTCAATCAGGAGCTGACCGAGGCGGTGGCGCTGGCGCATGATCTGGGGCACACGCCCTTCGGCCACACCGGCGAGGATGCTCTGCATGCGCTGATGGCCCCCTATGGTGGCTTTGATCACAATGCGCAGGCCATCCGCATCGTCACCTCGCTGGAACGGCATTACGCCGAATTCGACGGGCTGAATCTCACCTGGGAAACCCTTGAGGCGATTGCCAAACATAATGGTCCGGTTGTGGGCGATCTGCCCTGGGCGCTGGCCGAATGCAATGCGGCGCTGGATCTGGAGCTGCACACCCATGCCAGCGCCGAGGCGCAGGTTGCGGCCTTGGCCGATGACATCGCCTATAACAACCACGACCTGCACGACGGTCTGCGCGCCGGGCTGTTCACCGATGCCGATATTGCCGAGCTGCCGGTGATCGGTCCGGCCTATCAGGCGGTGGATCGCCGTTATCCCGGCCTTGACGCGCGCCGCCGCCGGCATGAGGCGCTGCGGCGGGTCTTTGGCGTGATGGTCAGCGATGTGATCGACGGCGCCCGCGCCCGTCTTGCTGCCAGCGGCGCGCAAAGCGTCGAGGATGTGCGTGCCCTGGGCGCGCCCGTGGTGGTGTTCTCCGATGCGCTCTGGGCTGACCTGAAGGAAATCCGCGCCTTTCTCTTCACCCGCATGTACCGCGCGCCCAGCGTGATGCGCAAACGCGCTGAGGTCTCCAAGGTGGTGGAGGCGCTGTTTCCGCATTTCCTCAACCATCCGGCAGAGATGCCCGCGCGCTGGCAGGGCGATATCGCCGCCGCCGCTGATGAAACCGCTCTGGCCCGGATCGTGTCGGATTACATCGCAGGCATGACCGACCGCTTTGCATTGCAGGAGCACCGCCGCCTGTTCCCCGCTGAGGCCGCTGCCGCTGCGGCGGATCTGCAAGCCGGGCAATAG